A stretch of the Marivirga tractuosa DSM 4126 genome encodes the following:
- the miaE gene encoding tRNA-(ms[2]io[6]A)-hydroxylase → MKLRIDLKAESSQEWIETVMADFDSFLQDHANCERKASGMAMSFVAKFPDRLEIIPELIDTAVEELEHFRDVYAIMQSKGITLPHKIEKDYYVDDLIKTCRSGREERFMDRLLLASLVETRGAERFRMVYEALPEGDLRKFYHRLWASEAKHGEIFVDMALHYFDKKEVYNRLDEMSAAEAEILKALPLKPALH, encoded by the coding sequence ATGAAGTTAAGGATTGATTTAAAAGCTGAAAGTAGTCAAGAATGGATTGAAACCGTTATGGCTGACTTCGATAGTTTTTTACAAGATCATGCGAATTGTGAACGCAAAGCTTCTGGAATGGCTATGAGTTTTGTAGCTAAATTTCCTGATAGGTTGGAAATTATTCCTGAGCTAATTGATACTGCTGTTGAGGAATTAGAGCATTTTCGTGATGTTTATGCTATTATGCAATCCAAAGGAATAACACTTCCTCATAAAATTGAAAAAGATTATTATGTGGATGATTTGATTAAAACTTGCCGTTCAGGAAGGGAAGAACGATTTATGGACCGTTTGCTGTTAGCTTCTTTGGTTGAAACTAGAGGAGCGGAACGTTTTAGAATGGTTTATGAAGCATTGCCTGAGGGGGATTTACGTAAATTTTACCATAGATTATGGGCTTCTGAAGCCAAGCATGGAGAGATTTTTGTTGATATGGCCCTTCATTATTTTGATAAAAAGGAAGTATATAATAGATTAGATGAAATGAGCGCAGCAGAAGCAGAAATTCTTAAAGCTTTGCCGCTAAAACCTGCTCTTCACTAA
- a CDS encoding YqgE/AlgH family protein has protein sequence MEFFEFKNIEQPQKGDLLLSEPFLPDQNFDRTVILLCEHNEEGSFGFVLNKLSILKVDEVLQQIGSFEAELFVGGPVQQNTLHFIHNIDELKEGGQKITNGLYWGGDFEILQDLMQKGALDKEKSRFFVGYSGWSENQLQEEIDHNSWIIARGVHPSYIFNSPPETLWKSILEKMGGRFKIYANYPSDPNLN, from the coding sequence ATGGAGTTTTTTGAATTTAAAAATATCGAACAGCCTCAAAAAGGAGATTTATTACTCTCTGAACCTTTCCTGCCTGATCAAAATTTTGACAGGACTGTAATCTTGTTATGTGAACATAATGAAGAAGGTTCTTTTGGTTTCGTATTAAATAAATTATCCATTTTAAAAGTAGATGAAGTGTTACAACAAATCGGTAGTTTTGAAGCAGAGTTGTTTGTAGGCGGACCAGTACAGCAGAATACTTTACATTTTATTCATAATATAGATGAGTTGAAAGAAGGTGGTCAGAAAATCACGAATGGATTATACTGGGGAGGTGATTTTGAAATATTACAAGATTTGATGCAAAAAGGAGCACTCGATAAAGAAAAATCGCGCTTTTTTGTGGGGTACAGTGGATGGTCAGAAAATCAATTGCAAGAAGAAATTGATCACAATAGCTGGATCATTGCTCGTGGAGTACATCCTTCGTATATTTTTAATAGCCCCCCGGAAACACTTTGGAAAAGTATTTTGGAAAAAATGGGAGGCAGATTTAAGATTTATGCCAATTACCCATCTGACCCTAATCTGAATTGA
- a CDS encoding DUF349 domain-containing protein, whose product MIDEKGTSENPQENNSELDKEKENVESTSENQIEGSATVEKEESAENQVEELNSEQKESEPKEEVSSEDQETKSSNDESVQEEEHEGEHEDEHEELPDYAEFSKEQLVEAIKEISKSDNFKKADRIINELKPVYDEIYEAEKKEALDKFLADGGEEADFAMKHDELNERFEANYQLYRDRRKKHYRELEHQKDENLKTKIDILDRLRDLVDGEETITSLNVIKDIQKEWKSVGPVPGNQSKTLWANYNALLDRYYDQRSILFELKELDRKKNLEAKTELCVKAEELAQSEDVPYAIKHLNDLHEEYKHIGPVPKEEQEPLWQRFKAASDAIYDKRKEFVKNLKEIQTENLEKKEQIIEKLKPFLEFDSDRIKEWNSKTKEILAIQKEWEATGQVPKENAKEINKNFWGNFKQFFANKHEFFKRLDSMREENLKKKQEFVEKAKELCESTDWNKTADQLKGLQRQWKEVGPVPEKFRESIYKEFKAACDKFFENKRAGSKDAQKEFEENLKAKEDIIAQINGLEAGDLDQLEAYEQAYGKIGFVPKEAIQKVKEDFSNAVQAFVEKSEDVLTDEQKEKVKLMAQITKIMSGPNSDRKLNQKENSLRKKIGDLQNDIVTWKNNMEFFASSKTADKLKKDFEEKIEDAEKEISLLKKQLRIVRSID is encoded by the coding sequence ATGATAGACGAAAAAGGTACTTCTGAAAATCCACAGGAAAATAATTCCGAATTGGATAAGGAGAAGGAAAATGTGGAATCCACATCAGAAAATCAAATAGAAGGCTCAGCAACTGTGGAAAAAGAAGAGTCAGCTGAAAATCAAGTGGAAGAACTCAACTCTGAACAAAAAGAAAGCGAGCCTAAGGAAGAAGTTTCATCTGAAGATCAAGAAACTAAGTCTTCTAATGATGAATCTGTGCAAGAAGAGGAACATGAAGGTGAGCACGAAGATGAGCACGAAGAACTTCCTGATTATGCTGAGTTCAGCAAAGAGCAGTTAGTGGAAGCCATTAAAGAAATATCTAAAAGTGATAATTTCAAAAAAGCTGATCGAATCATAAATGAGTTAAAGCCTGTTTATGATGAAATTTATGAAGCTGAAAAAAAGGAAGCTTTAGATAAATTTCTGGCTGATGGTGGAGAAGAAGCTGATTTTGCCATGAAACATGATGAGTTGAATGAGCGATTTGAGGCAAATTATCAACTATATAGAGACAGAAGAAAGAAGCACTACAGGGAGCTCGAACATCAAAAAGATGAGAACCTTAAGACTAAAATAGATATATTGGATAGATTACGTGATTTGGTAGATGGCGAAGAGACCATCACGAGTCTGAATGTAATCAAAGACATTCAAAAAGAATGGAAATCAGTTGGGCCGGTTCCTGGTAATCAATCCAAAACCCTTTGGGCAAATTATAATGCACTCTTAGATCGATATTATGACCAGAGAAGCATTTTATTTGAATTAAAGGAATTAGATAGGAAGAAGAATCTGGAGGCTAAGACAGAACTTTGTGTAAAAGCTGAGGAATTGGCTCAGTCAGAGGATGTGCCTTATGCAATCAAACATTTAAATGATTTACATGAAGAATATAAACATATAGGGCCTGTACCTAAAGAAGAACAGGAACCTTTATGGCAACGATTCAAAGCGGCTTCCGATGCTATTTATGATAAGCGCAAAGAGTTTGTTAAGAATTTAAAAGAAATTCAAACAGAGAACCTTGAAAAGAAGGAACAGATCATAGAAAAGCTTAAACCATTCTTGGAATTCGACTCTGACAGAATAAAGGAGTGGAATTCTAAAACAAAAGAGATTTTAGCCATTCAAAAGGAATGGGAAGCGACTGGACAGGTTCCAAAGGAGAATGCGAAAGAAATCAACAAGAATTTCTGGGGTAATTTCAAGCAGTTCTTTGCCAATAAACATGAATTCTTCAAGCGTTTGGATAGTATGCGTGAAGAGAATTTAAAGAAGAAACAGGAGTTTGTAGAGAAGGCAAAAGAGTTATGCGAAAGCACGGACTGGAATAAAACTGCAGATCAATTAAAAGGATTACAACGTCAGTGGAAAGAAGTTGGTCCGGTTCCTGAGAAATTCAGAGAGAGCATTTACAAGGAATTTAAGGCAGCTTGTGATAAGTTTTTTGAAAATAAAAGAGCAGGCTCTAAAGATGCTCAAAAAGAATTTGAGGAAAACCTAAAAGCCAAGGAGGATATTATTGCTCAAATCAACGGTTTAGAAGCAGGTGATTTAGATCAATTGGAGGCTTATGAGCAAGCTTATGGGAAAATAGGATTTGTTCCTAAAGAAGCTATCCAAAAAGTAAAAGAAGACTTTTCAAATGCTGTTCAGGCTTTCGTTGAAAAATCAGAAGATGTACTGACAGATGAACAAAAGGAAAAGGTCAAGTTAATGGCTCAAATAACCAAAATAATGTCAGGGCCAAATTCTGACAGGAAACTTAATCAGAAGGAAAACTCTTTAAGGAAAAAGATTGGTGATTTGCAAAATGATATTGTGACTTGGAAAAATAACATGGAGTTTTTTGCTTCTTCTAAGACAGCTGATAAATTGAAAAAAGATTTTGAAGAAAAAATTGAGGACGCAGAAAAGGAAATCTCTCTGTTAAAGAAGCAGTTACGAATAGTCCGCTCAATAGATTGA
- a CDS encoding helix-turn-helix domain-containing protein codes for MLELNFKEDILQKVIENAVKKVIKENGKAPTSEWVCSTEAMEILGIKKTKLADLRTKNKVEYSKVSGKNILYSRASLLKYIEEKVVKY; via the coding sequence ATGTTAGAGCTTAATTTTAAAGAAGATATTCTCCAAAAGGTAATTGAAAATGCAGTTAAAAAAGTGATCAAAGAAAATGGAAAGGCACCAACTAGCGAATGGGTCTGTAGCACAGAAGCAATGGAAATTTTAGGTATTAAGAAGACCAAACTTGCGGATTTAAGAACAAAAAACAAAGTAGAATATTCAAAAGTAAGTGGAAAGAATATTCTTTATTCTCGAGCTTCTTTGCTTAAGTATATCGAAGAAAAGGTGGTGAAGTATTAA
- a CDS encoding helix-turn-helix domain-containing protein produces the protein MSKAYKLYSNTEILQRIGKALKDRRKFKGITQEELSFQTGYDRGTIVRLESSGKVSLVVLIEVSRYLDILDGVVDAIVGEELPLEGIKEMNRIFKKNK, from the coding sequence ATGTCAAAGGCATACAAACTCTATTCAAATACAGAAATTCTTCAAAGAATTGGCAAAGCACTTAAAGACAGAAGAAAATTCAAGGGTATTACGCAGGAGGAACTGTCCTTTCAAACCGGCTATGATAGAGGGACAATAGTCCGCTTAGAATCAAGTGGTAAGGTTTCCCTAGTGGTTTTAATTGAGGTTTCAAGATATTTAGATATACTGGATGGTGTAGTTGATGCGATTGTGGGGGAAGAACTTCCTTTAGAGGGGATCAAGGAAATGAATAGAATTTTTAAAAAGAACAAATAG
- a CDS encoding YobI family P-loop NTPase, with protein MENDSFDNTFTKNLYHLAPRPAEDREVQIETLLWAIEDENIENIAISGPYGSGKSSILKGFSCKFPNYKLKYISFSSFDENTSEEHHGSDTNSHRNIKNRQIRDKIESNILKQLFFSEKPKNIPFSRFKRIQKIDTTSWAKTIMLLLMAILWLLIPEFFNSTDWISKGVTHLLTLFAIIVLVFKGFEIIKAIIPLIINLRITKFGFANSEFESVKNREDSILAKYLDEIIYFFESTENQIIVFEDIDRNKTVALAILTHLREINKIINRSIKSKKIAFLFLIKDDIFGTNYKNRTKFFDFIIPVLPAVGYKNSKERLLEWNNDFSSQNQSNINLPDNFIKDVASYIDDYRTLYNIWNEYVIYFELFQQKHKSYFKKEEETKVLIKPQQLFSLVIFKNLYPDEFEDIRQNGNQLELIFINFINGKKNKELELRRRKEEIEIQQREIEKMPKIEESLLLPALLASAIKISNLFSTNIEVLLEDKEGRTSYRRINTLNTVGNLDNFKSIFQNNTLNGYRVNNQPEEITEPRNLYQEYLQKIKIINDSSEEAKKKISQDKISVEAQLKETINYSVKNYCQNIPPELEDWESKYLLQFFLHRGYIESDFHDYLFIIEPFSLNQKELLCLNQIKSGIFKQTDHDIDYLKIALELQEQDFSSSKILIPDLILRLFEYKGDEKEDIQNKIKAFKNFTDTHLEYHIEFYKILLEKAEKKIKHFFFILSNTKSYKLLEPYSSKNVISTSRNLLLNLHPNYTEKLPEDFKNELQHILNTDTALFGENVPEDSFVYENIRELEIKIKNFSIDKEIAKKKKLVKYIIENFRYELNYKNIEAHFKFYDLGNDEFHKYLKKPLSYFESQDILNYLSQNVNNNIDIYASEVLIHSEYSINETHSEYVNLINRLKEPAAQKFLADANIKSLIEHIEDVDNHNLWPILLRRNLLEPQWINLCVYQEKFSDNEELENYLFLDNVKKNLSIEVSEIQNYLNTYFDIFIKYIFNKNTTEEINTYLKDLKNDTELGSYIKNNIEDNIEAVSKSALIVLIQNNLLPITETLIDFFKGKDSELYVDYLIRNSSILVDENRKIQLSSNDLNKILKSELSDNLLSRIVIKNFGDRNITDNETLIADVLSREKVIFGIKLNLLENLVIKIAPKLNELTLAKLLGKYLKEIVEEDLERVLSFLSKLSNVIYNKQLVKLGQKNKVPKIHYSSESFVLFENLKRLEIIKNYKIDEKRKFISGKILASKEDLDQ; from the coding sequence ATGGAAAATGACAGCTTTGATAATACTTTTACCAAAAATCTTTACCATTTAGCACCAAGACCAGCTGAAGACAGAGAGGTACAAATAGAAACTTTACTTTGGGCAATTGAAGACGAGAATATAGAAAATATTGCTATATCAGGTCCGTATGGTTCAGGTAAATCGAGTATTTTGAAAGGTTTTAGCTGCAAATTTCCAAACTACAAATTAAAATACATCTCCTTTTCATCATTTGATGAGAATACCTCTGAAGAGCACCATGGTTCAGATACTAATTCCCATAGAAATATAAAAAATCGCCAGATCAGGGATAAGATTGAATCCAATATTTTAAAGCAACTATTCTTTTCAGAAAAACCAAAGAATATCCCTTTCTCTAGGTTCAAAAGGATACAGAAAATAGATACTACATCATGGGCAAAAACAATAATGCTTTTGCTCATGGCTATTCTATGGTTGCTTATTCCTGAGTTTTTTAATTCAACAGATTGGATTTCGAAAGGTGTAACGCACTTATTGACTTTATTTGCTATCATAGTCTTAGTTTTTAAAGGTTTTGAAATTATAAAAGCTATAATTCCACTAATAATTAACTTAAGGATTACCAAATTTGGGTTTGCCAATAGTGAGTTTGAGTCAGTTAAAAATAGAGAAGATTCTATTTTAGCTAAATATTTAGATGAGATAATCTATTTTTTTGAAAGTACGGAAAATCAGATCATTGTTTTTGAAGATATTGACCGAAATAAAACAGTAGCTTTAGCGATTCTTACTCATCTTAGAGAAATAAATAAGATAATAAATCGATCAATTAAGTCCAAAAAAATAGCATTTCTCTTTCTCATTAAGGATGACATCTTTGGAACAAATTACAAAAATCGAACTAAGTTTTTTGATTTCATAATTCCCGTACTCCCTGCTGTTGGTTATAAAAATTCCAAGGAGAGATTATTGGAATGGAATAATGATTTCTCTAGTCAAAATCAAAGTAATATCAACCTACCAGATAATTTTATTAAAGATGTCGCTAGTTATATAGATGATTATCGAACTCTCTATAATATTTGGAATGAATACGTTATATATTTTGAATTATTCCAACAAAAACATAAATCTTATTTCAAAAAGGAAGAAGAAACTAAGGTCTTGATTAAACCGCAGCAATTATTTTCATTGGTAATATTTAAAAATCTTTATCCAGATGAATTTGAGGACATCAGACAAAATGGGAATCAACTTGAACTTATATTTATTAATTTTATTAACGGTAAAAAGAACAAGGAATTAGAACTAAGAAGAAGAAAGGAAGAAATAGAAATACAACAACGAGAAATTGAAAAAATGCCAAAAATTGAAGAGTCACTTCTTCTCCCAGCATTATTAGCCTCAGCAATCAAAATATCAAATCTTTTTTCTACAAATATTGAAGTGCTTCTAGAAGATAAAGAAGGTCGGACAAGCTATAGAAGAATAAATACTCTTAATACCGTTGGTAATTTGGATAATTTCAAAAGTATATTTCAGAATAACACTCTAAATGGATATCGGGTAAATAATCAACCAGAAGAAATAACAGAGCCTAGAAATCTTTATCAAGAATATCTTCAAAAGATAAAAATTATTAATGACTCTAGTGAAGAGGCAAAGAAAAAAATATCACAAGATAAAATATCAGTAGAAGCACAGTTAAAAGAAACAATAAACTATAGCGTTAAAAATTACTGCCAAAATATCCCTCCAGAGTTAGAGGATTGGGAAAGTAAATATTTATTACAATTCTTTCTTCATAGAGGATATATAGAATCAGATTTCCATGACTATCTATTTATAATCGAACCATTTTCTTTAAATCAAAAGGAATTGCTTTGCCTAAATCAAATTAAATCAGGCATATTCAAACAAACCGATCATGATATTGACTATCTAAAAATAGCTTTAGAATTGCAGGAACAAGATTTCAGTAGCTCAAAAATACTTATACCTGATTTAATTCTTAGGCTTTTCGAATATAAGGGTGATGAAAAAGAAGATATTCAAAATAAGATTAAGGCTTTTAAAAATTTCACTGATACTCATCTTGAATATCATATAGAGTTTTATAAAATTTTACTTGAAAAAGCAGAGAAAAAAATTAAACACTTTTTTTTCATTCTCTCTAACACTAAGTCGTATAAACTTTTAGAGCCATATTCATCAAAAAATGTGATTAGTACTTCTAGGAATCTGCTACTAAACTTGCATCCAAATTATACTGAAAAGTTACCTGAAGATTTCAAAAATGAGCTACAACATATTTTAAATACAGACACTGCATTATTTGGAGAAAATGTACCAGAAGACTCATTCGTTTATGAAAATATAAGGGAACTTGAAATAAAGATTAAAAACTTTTCGATAGATAAAGAAATCGCCAAAAAGAAAAAACTTGTCAAATATATAATTGAGAATTTCAGATATGAACTTAATTACAAAAATATTGAAGCACATTTTAAGTTTTACGATTTAGGCAATGATGAATTTCATAAATATCTTAAAAAGCCTTTGTCATATTTTGAAAGTCAAGATATCTTAAATTATTTAAGCCAAAATGTAAATAATAACATTGATATTTATGCTTCTGAAGTCTTAATTCATTCCGAATATTCGATTAATGAAACTCATTCTGAATATGTTAATTTAATCAACAGATTAAAAGAACCTGCTGCACAAAAATTTTTAGCAGATGCTAATATCAAATCTCTAATAGAGCATATAGAAGATGTAGATAACCACAATTTATGGCCAATCTTATTAAGAAGAAATCTGTTAGAGCCACAATGGATTAACCTTTGTGTTTATCAAGAGAAATTTTCTGATAATGAAGAGCTGGAAAATTACCTTTTCTTAGATAATGTAAAGAAAAATTTATCTATTGAGGTGTCAGAAATTCAAAATTATTTAAATACCTATTTTGATATATTTATTAAATATATTTTCAATAAAAACACAACCGAAGAAATTAATACTTATTTAAAGGATTTAAAAAATGATACTGAATTAGGAAGTTATATAAAAAATAACATTGAAGATAATATAGAGGCTGTTAGCAAGAGTGCATTAATAGTTTTAATACAAAATAATTTGCTACCAATTACTGAAACTTTAATTGACTTTTTTAAAGGAAAAGATTCAGAGCTATATGTAGATTACCTGATTAGAAATTCTTCAATTTTAGTTGACGAAAATAGAAAAATTCAATTAAGTTCTAATGATTTAAACAAAATCTTAAAAAGTGAATTGTCAGATAACCTCTTGTCACGAATTGTAATTAAAAATTTTGGAGACAGAAATATTACCGACAACGAAACTCTTATTGCAGATGTTTTATCTAGGGAGAAAGTAATTTTTGGTATAAAACTGAATTTGTTGGAAAATCTAGTCATTAAAATAGCTCCTAAATTAAATGAATTAACTCTAGCCAAATTGTTAGGTAAATATTTGAAAGAGATAGTAGAAGAAGACTTAGAAAGGGTATTAAGCTTTTTATCAAAGTTATCAAACGTAATATACAATAAACAGCTAGTAAAGTTAGGACAGAAAAATAAAGTTCCTAAAATCCATTATTCAAGTGAAAGCTTTGTCTTATTTGAAAATCTAAAACGTTTAGAAATCATTAAAAATTATAAGATTGACGAGAAGAGAAAATTCATAAGTGGCAAAATTTTAGCTAGTAAAGAAGATTTGGATCAGTAA
- a CDS encoding class I SAM-dependent DNA methyltransferase, translating into MTESSLISKVWNFANVLRDDGVGYGDYLEQITYLLFLKMADELTRPPYNKKMDFPRIKDTEGHEIEDGDYCNWETLSKKRGAELEAYYSQMLRSLGTEKGILGQIFTKSQNKIQDPSKLLRVIDMIGKEQWTMVGADVKGDIYEGLLEKNASDTKSGAGQYFTPRSLIQAMVACVAPEPMKSIHDPSCGTGGFFLAAYDYIIKNHELNKEQKAFLKNSTFSGNEIVAGTRRLCLMNMFLHNIGEIDGETFISPNDALIADEGNRVDYVLANPPFGKKSSMTITNEEGEQEKQELSYNRQDFWATSSNKQLNFLQHIRSLLKINGEAAVVLPDNVLFEGGSGETVRKELMKTTELHTILRLPTGIFYAHGVKANVLFFDNKPASKEAWTQDVWIYDYRTNVHHTLKKNTMKLEDLQDFINCYNPSNRNDRKETWSEETPDGRWRKYSYEEIIARDKTNLDIFWLKDKSLADLDNLPDPDVLASEIIENIEAGLESFRVIQKELDR; encoded by the coding sequence ATGACCGAATCATCTCTAATATCAAAAGTATGGAATTTTGCCAATGTATTGCGTGATGATGGCGTAGGCTATGGTGATTATTTGGAGCAAATAACCTACCTGCTTTTTCTTAAAATGGCAGATGAACTCACCCGTCCGCCTTATAATAAAAAGATGGATTTTCCTCGAATTAAGGATACGGAGGGCCATGAAATTGAAGATGGTGATTACTGTAATTGGGAAACACTAAGCAAAAAACGTGGTGCTGAGTTGGAAGCTTATTACAGCCAAATGTTGCGTTCTTTAGGCACTGAAAAGGGAATTTTAGGACAGATTTTCACCAAATCACAAAATAAAATTCAAGACCCTTCTAAATTGCTTCGAGTAATTGATATGATCGGAAAAGAGCAATGGACTATGGTAGGTGCAGATGTAAAAGGAGATATTTACGAAGGCTTATTAGAGAAAAATGCTTCGGATACCAAAAGTGGAGCCGGTCAGTATTTTACGCCTCGTTCTTTAATTCAAGCCATGGTGGCTTGTGTAGCACCAGAGCCGATGAAAAGCATACATGACCCAAGCTGTGGTACAGGCGGGTTTTTCCTGGCGGCTTATGATTATATTATCAAAAACCATGAGCTAAACAAAGAGCAAAAAGCTTTTCTAAAGAACAGTACATTTTCAGGTAATGAAATAGTCGCTGGTACTCGTAGGCTATGCCTGATGAATATGTTTCTGCATAACATTGGTGAAATTGATGGAGAAACCTTTATTTCTCCTAATGATGCATTAATAGCAGATGAAGGAAATCGTGTAGATTATGTTTTGGCTAATCCACCTTTCGGTAAGAAAAGCAGCATGACTATCACCAATGAAGAAGGTGAGCAGGAAAAACAAGAGTTAAGCTACAACAGACAAGATTTTTGGGCGACCTCTAGTAATAAGCAGTTAAACTTTTTGCAGCACATCCGATCTTTATTAAAGATAAATGGAGAAGCAGCAGTTGTTTTACCTGATAATGTACTTTTTGAAGGAGGTTCAGGTGAAACAGTTAGGAAAGAGTTGATGAAAACCACGGAGCTCCATACCATTTTAAGGTTGCCGACTGGTATTTTCTATGCGCATGGAGTAAAAGCCAATGTGCTGTTCTTTGATAATAAACCAGCATCCAAAGAAGCCTGGACACAAGATGTTTGGATTTATGATTATAGAACCAATGTGCATCATACCTTAAAGAAGAACACCATGAAGTTGGAGGACTTGCAAGATTTCATCAATTGTTATAATCCCTCCAATCGGAATGATAGAAAAGAAACCTGGTCGGAAGAAACCCCTGATGGAAGATGGAGAAAATATTCCTATGAAGAAATCATTGCTCGTGATAAAACCAATCTCGATATATTTTGGCTAAAAGACAAAAGCCTGGCAGACCTAGATAACCTCCCTGATCCGGATGTTTTAGCAAGCGAGATAATTGAGAATATTGAGGCTGGATTGGAGAGTTTTAGAGTGATACAGAAAGAATTGGATAGGTGA